From a single Lolium rigidum isolate FL_2022 chromosome 7, APGP_CSIRO_Lrig_0.1, whole genome shotgun sequence genomic region:
- the LOC124673132 gene encoding pentatricopeptide repeat-containing protein At1g10270-like, which translates to MAALYRRLLLLRRLSQPRLLPSAPKPALASALLSPSRHLSFASAEDAAAERRRRKRQLRIEPPLHAQRRDPSHRPPPRDPNAPRLPDTTSALVGPRLSLHNRVQSLIRSGDLDGAAAEARAAIPTRVRPTVFTCNAVAAAMVRAGRHGDAVALFDSFFRRHGAIVPNVVSYNTLILAHCEAARVDDALQAYQEMLDGGVTSFAPSAVSYRHLTKGLVAAGRIQDALELLHAMFHRGHGADSIVYKNLIDGYISVNNWDKAFELFDELREKAAVYDGVVHTSFMEGYWNKGMDREAMENYKSLLDRNFRMTPATCNVLLETLFEHGKRAEANDLWETMIDNHTPPSFIGMNSESYNVMVNQCFKEGRFREAVEVFHRQPRRNVQMDVGCFNNIIGKLCENGMVAEAEKLFQEMESKSVLPDVYTYTYMVDSCFKEGRVDDTLQYFYKMADGREHGPKFNIGFFNRMFQGLSEAGRVDDALKVYGRMPDKEIKPNTTTFEILVKALCKEGELDRALELVRDMARSGVVAPPEFRETVGEIFKNADRHEEMEKAFEEKPVPLPPKPRPEARPHSSPQGLPGFASNQTRGSYTPHQGQPGYSSPQPFHPRNAASQVRQPEWMSPKPQQPVFGNQEVKKEEVAARKIFLPTADQFHHHPTSRPHVLPSSDSLHPYS; encoded by the coding sequence ATGGCGGCGCTctaccgccgtctcctcctcctccgccgcctctcccAGCCCCGCCTCCTCCCCTCCGCCCCCAAGCCGGCTCTCGCCTccgccctcctctctccctcCCGCCACCTCTCATTCGCCtccgccgaggacgccgccgccgagcgccgccgccggaagcGCCAACTCCGCATCGAGCCGCCGCTCCACGCCCAGCGCCGCGACCCCTCGCACCGCCCGCCCCCGCGCGACCCCAACGCGCCCCGCCTCCCCGACACCACCTCCGCGCTCGTCGGCCCGCGCCTCAGCCTCCACAACCGCGTGCAGTCCCTCATCCGCTCCGGCGACctcgacggcgccgccgccgaggcccgcgccgccatccCCACCCGCGTCCGCCCCACCGTCTTCACCTgcaacgccgtcgccgccgccatggtccgCGCCGGCCGCCACGGCGACGCCGTCGCGCTCTTCGACTCCTTCTTCCGCCGCCACGGCGCCATCGTGCCCAACGTCGTCTCCTACAACACCCTCATCCTCGCGCACTgcgaggccgcccgcgtcgacgaCGCCCTCCAGGCCTACCAGGAGATGCTCGACGGCGGCGTCACCTCCTTCGCCCCGTCCGCCGTCTCCTACCGCCACCTCACCAAGGGGCTCGTCGCCGCCGGCCGCATCCAGGACGCCCTCGAGCTCCTCCACGCCATGTTCCACCGCGGCCACGGCGCCGACTCCATCGTCTACAAGAACCTCATCGACGGGTACATCAGCGTCAACAACTGGGACAAGGCCTTCGAGCTCTTCGACGAGCTCCGGGAGAAGGCCGCCGTCTACGACGGCGTCGTGCACACCAGCTTCATGGAGGGGTACTGGAACAAAGGCATGGACAGGGAGGCCATGGAGAATTACAAGTCTCTGCTCGACAGGAACTTCAGGATGACGCCCGCCACCTGCAACGTGCTGCTCGAGACGCTCTTCGAGCACGGCAAGCGCGCCGAGGCGAACGACCTGTGGGAGACCATGATTGACAACCACACCCCGCCCAGCTTCATCGGCATGAACAGCGAGTCCTACAACGTCATGGTCAACCAGTGCTTCAAGGAGGGCAGGTTCCGTGAGGCGGTCGAGGTGTTCCACCGCCAGCCCAGGCGGAACGTTCAGATGGACGTCGGCTGCTTCAACAACATCATCGGGAAGCTCTGTGAGAACGGGATGGTTGCGGAGGCGGAGAAGCTCTTCCAGGAGATGGAGAGCAAGTCGGTGCTTCCAGATGTGTACACCTACACTTACATGGTCGACTCGTGTTTCAAGGAAGGCCGTGTGGATGACACGCTGCAGTACTTCTACAAAATGGCGGATGGAAGGGAGCATGGCCCAAAGTTCAATATCGGCTTCTTCAATCGGATGTTTCAAGGACTATCAGAAGCTGGGCGGGTCGATGATGCTTTAAAGGTCTACGGAAGGATGCCTGACAAGGAGATCAAGCCGAACACGACCACATTTGAAATCCTGGTTAAGGCATTGTGCAAGGAAGGGGAATTGGATAGAGCACTGGAACTGGTCAGGGATATGGCAAGGAGTGGAGTTGTCGCTCCTCCTGAGTTCCGGGAGACTGTCGGTGAGATTTTCAAGAATGCCGATCGGCACGAAGAGATGGAGAAAGCTTTTGAAGAAAAACCAGTGCCACTGCCTCCTAAGCCAAGACCAGAGGCGCGCCCTCACAGTTCACCCCAGGGGCTACCAGGATTTGCATCTAATCAGACACGGGGCAGCTACACACCTCACCAAGGCCAACCAGGCTATAGTTCTCCTCAACCATTCCATCCTCGCAATGCTGCATCTCAAGTGCGGCAACCCGAGTGGATGTCTCCTAAACCTCAGCAGCCTGTGTTTGGAAACCAAGAGGTTAAAAAAGAAGAAGTTGCTGCTCGAAAAATCTTCCTCCCGACGGCGGACCAGTTCCACCACCATCCCACCTCCCGCCCCCACGTCCTCCCCTCATCTGATTCCCTCCACCCCTACTCATGA